Proteins encoded within one genomic window of Thunnus maccoyii chromosome 22, fThuMac1.1, whole genome shotgun sequence:
- the arhgef40 gene encoding pleckstrin homology domain-containing family G member 4B isoform X1: MGSEAMEDCVQGALSSLYPPFESTAPPLLSQVFSVLESTYQHDSLRYLLDYFVPAKHLLHKLQQHACSQYLGCLFLHSGWPLCLGEKVVVQLSTLDWRLLRSNDFYLQVVPFSTRCPRLALKCLAPGGRTVQEILVPESQHPLVFTTEWLHSVNKERGHKREVGGGLDTCLVSTCDGVVRLPWKEVVYPKFIHDPSEELGLMSNHEGSISNRLPSEGGSTLGGWGGSSSGELDSWSWDEEEDDDLPDGLDSESAAPRRRRSEDGLGRTARHPQLDGDYVELLEPRGGPDGGVDPRQRYLEMHGICKTKTLPLCRRGKAIKLRKGKAWGYGRMEGFGSFRAAFGAKRDGVTPKGDVLSPRPPTGVTEPGRGRRSYSSSVHDSDEGDKISRDSEGLENHRLYFDGPFKERRPGVGRERETNGLTQPSRDDHRSKDSESGDSLVTNEILDMTNHKVGHVIEGHSDHGSHSDSVFEDTEKPLSEDSDATTPTSDAPERPFTGVSAGGEITNSGTKMKSSSNAKVTEERDDGKNENRVCPRGKEVKTAGFRVPRRKRKGRGAKGRARSGGRAHQRVSKLQGKTPQPSPTTGSTSTQLPITEENQSEPKEQAHEPDGERTSTDEGTENTKKSSAETKAESLPVCNGQSGTSLFNHSNEEAGTAETCPDQLNGVTPKEPPLLRELDTELLQSGKLKLTGTVDRLGRALIVTETDGSEEGFCEEEMARVLASYYRITRPAAKEKGLTVLMDSRRSPPSALCLSALKLFQVLVPGSLGSVLVLVEEQQEPPSHNLEGAEVHMVRGTVVLQQYVDKQQLPKEMDGDFTHCHSDWLAFRLSLESLTERCESALSLLGDTLQSMDTEPMPDNIKAVPLSIDRHRQLMASVLADQRLTELQQRGGAWLAGLTNSTTGLAQKSPDCRAALTATSKLYDSVDDALHRLVRVSNQRGRDLEALGRLARLVDKLEKCDKEIEQVQSQLDDYKEPPLSLSRLSLKQQKFKTFRETANELHSETLSVLSDLEGWCELDWTGLNDVQIRLPPVREKLRDMSHCLSDCWTTLDNTQRLLSTLTEATQWCDAVSSTSSSPSSSSSTCPLASLPPIPPSRFQDARSLAMELGGGALLDLWTQTVERYQRTVAQVKPRFLQTERAQNQGQGKPKTPSASSLWDLMGPEGEGDWGLGAGGGEGGLQSWGSLASLFRPQTCSTLKIGEDKGNKKEGAGGGAGGAGGGKFLQNLLNPAKKSSPDAPLPPKPPRKRHPSFDLQALLAPRRGTASPKPAESPVSGVSRNSPMSWLGRRAIADPVITTSMAAAIPGWGTGGSTGGSTGGGGGGGVLIRGVEVSSKEVVDHTGSPRQHVLLGRTERETGQDRAGSTAQSKLYLLWCRMLSSERQYVTVLKGVEETYLPLLELSDTPASIRGKADTLFPIWASLSTFHSQYLLPAMEGALLQSLLQQDCFSKYREQFLQYSHYIRTKPELDSPLVTQAADFFKSKLPAASPLSPLSFPHCLQAPTQRLEQYCEALEELGGINPASDSALSILRHAQRHGEDLRASDLIVGCPIPVAERGELVRQGELTVCGGARRKRAGVRNVFLYQHVVVFTKQKSTGPGRTAYSYKHSIKTGEMGLTQSVGEEGLKFEVWVRQASRTRDFITLQAQDRESRKTWAQDIAHLLWTHAINNTELCLKESLCMGVSSKLLLDATGTQASELDSICSLSDRVHSSCSDSSSVGSQKEGGSPASGRDPKRNSGSTSYSQSQSPSTAV; the protein is encoded by the exons ATG ggTTCGGAGGCAATGGAGGATTGTGTGCAGGGGGCGCTCTCGTCTCTTTATCCTCCTTTTGAGAGCACAGCGCCGCCCCTCCTCTCCCAG GTCTTCTCTGTCCTGGAGTCGACCTATCAACATGACAGTCTTCGCTACCTCCTGGACTACTTCGTTCCTGCCAAGCACCTCCTGCACAAACTCCAGCAGCATGCCTGT tctcAGTACCTGGGCTGCCTGTTCCTTCACTCTGGCTGGCCCCTGTGTCTGGGTGAAAAAGTGGTCGTCCAGCTCTCCACATTAGACTGGAGGCTCCTGCGCAGTAATGACTTCTACCTGCAGGTGGTGCCCTTCTCTACACGCTGCCCTCGACTGGCCCTAAAATGTCTGGCCCCTGGGGGACGCACTGTCCAGGAAATCTTGGTACCTGAGTCCCAACACCCCCTTGTGTTCACCACTGAGTGGCTACACAGTGTCAACAAAGAACGGGGCCACAAGAGGGAAG TTGGTGGGGGTCTTGACACCTGCTTGGTCAGTACATGTGATGGTGTGGTGCGCCTTCCATGGAAGGAGGTTGTCTACCCGAAATTCATCCACGACCCCTCTGAGGAGCTGGGCCTGATGTCCAACCACGAGGGTTCCATATCCAACCGCCTACCCAGTGAGGGGGGCAGCACCCTTGGGGGCTGGGGTGGCTCATCCTCTGGAGAACTGGACTCCTGGTCCTgggatgaggaggaagatgatgattTACCAGATGGCTTGGACTCCGAGTCTGCTGCTCCCCGGCGAAGGCGCAGTGAAGATGGGCTTGGGCGGACAGCAAGACACCCTCAGCTTGACGGGGACTATGTAGAGCTGTTGGAGCCCAGAGGTGGTCCTGACGGAGGGGTTGACCCAAGGCAGAGGTACCTGGAGATGCACGGGATCTGTAAGACCAAGACTTTGCCTCTGTGTAGGAGAGGTAAGGCCATTAAACTCCGGAAAGGAAAAGCTTGGGGTTATGGGAGAATGGAAGGATTTGGCAGCTTTCGAGCTGCCTTTGGGGCCAAAAGAGATGGGGTGACCCCCAAAGGTGACGTGTTATCGCCTAGGCCTCCAACAGGGGTCACTGAACCAGGCAGAGGAAGGCGGTCTTACTCCTCTTCTGTTCATGACTCAGATGAAGGAGATAAAATAAGTAGAGACTCTGAGGGCCTGGAAAACCACCGGCTTTATTTTGATGGCCCGTTCAAAGAGAGGAGGCCTGGCGtgggaagggagagagagactaaTGGGCTCACACAGCCAAGCAGAGATGACCATAGAAGTAAAGACTCTGAGAGTGGCGATAGTTTGGTCACAAATGAAATCCTTGACATGACGAACCACAAAGTTGGGCATGTTATAGAGGGCCACTCAGATCACGGATCTCATTCAGACTCTGTTTTTGAGGATACAGAAAAACCACTGAGCGAAGACAGTGATGCCACCACCCCGACATCAGATGCACCAGAAAGACCATTCACTGGAGTTTCAGCAGGCGGAGAGATCACTAACAGTGGAACTAAAATGAAGAGTTCATCCAATGCAAAGGTGACAGAAGAAAGGGATGACGGAAAAAATGAGAACAGAGTGTGTCCCAGAGGAAAGGAAGTTAAAACCGCAGGATTCAGAGTTCCAAG gaggaagaggaagggaagGGGGGCCAAAGGGAGGGCTAGGTCTGGTGGCCGTGCACACCAGAGGGTCTCGAAACTGCAGGGTAAAACTCCTCAACCAAGTCCCACCACTGGCTCTACCTCAACACAACTTCCAATCACAGAAGAGAACCAATCAGAGCCAAAAGAACAGGCCCACGAACCCGATGGAGAGCGCACATCAACTGATGAggggacagaaaacacaaagaaaagcagtgcAG AGACAAAAGCTGAATCTTTGCCTGTCTGTAATGGTCAATCAGGCACATCCTTATTTAACCACTCGAATGAGGAGGCAGGGACAGCAGAGACGTGTCCTGACCAACTAAATGGCGTTACACCCAAAGAGCCTCCTCTGCTTAGGGAACTGGACACCGAGCTTCTCCAGTCAGGGAAGCTAAAGTTGACAG GTACAGTGGACAGGTTGGGACGTGCTCTGATTGTAACAGAGACAGATGGATCAGAAGAAGGTTTCTGTGAGGAGGAGATGGCCCGGGTCCTGGCCAGCTATTACAGGATCACTCG GCCTGCAGCCAAAGAAAAAGGTCTCACGGTGTTAATGGACAGCAGACGCTCTCCACCCTCcgctctctgcctctctgcactTAAATTGTTCCAg GTGCTGGTTCCTGGCAGTCTTGGATCTGTTCTGGTTTTGGTGGAGGAGCAACAGGAGCCCCCTTCTCATAATCTGGAAGGAGCAGAG GTCCACATGGTGCGAGGAACAGTGGTCCTTCAGCAGTATGTAGACAAGCAACAGCTGCCCAAAGAGATGGATGGAGACTTCACCCACTGTCATTCAGACTGGCTGGCTTTTAGACTG AGCCTCGAGAGTCTGACAGAGCGTTGTGAGAGTGCTCTCTCACTCCTAGGAGACACACTGCAGTCAATGGACACTGAGCCAATGCCAGACAACATCAAG GCTGTTCCTCTGAGCATTGATAGACACAGACAGCTCATGGCGAGCGTCCTGGCCGACCAACGCTTAACTGAGCTGCAGCAAAGGGGTGGGGCCTGGCTGGCAGGGTTAACCAATAGCACGACTGGACTGGCACAGAAGTCGCCGGACTGCAG GGCTGCTCTCACTGCGACCTCTAAACTCTACGACAGTGTGGACGACGCCCTCCACCGGCTCGTCCGGGTGTCCAATCAGAGAGGTCGCGACCTGGAGGCACTTGGACGACTAGCTAGGCTTGTGGACAAACTGGAAAAG TGCGATAAGGAGATTGAGCAAGTCCAGTCACAGCTGGATGACTACAAGgaaccccctctctctctcagcagaCTCTCACTCAAACAACAGAAGTTCAAGACGTTCAGAGAAACGGCTAAT GAGCTGCACAGTGAGACTCTGTCAGTGCTCAGCGATTTGGAGGGTTGGTGCGAGCTGGACTGGACAGGCCTGAACGATGTCCAGATCCGACTTCCTCCAGTCAGGGAGAAGCTGAGGGACatgtctcactgtctgtctgactgctgGACCACCCTGGACAACACACAGAGGCTGCTGTCCACACTGACTGAG GCCACCCAGTGGTGCGATGCAGtgtcctccacctcctcctccccctcttcctcttcttccaccTGCCCCcttgcctccctccctcccattcCCCCGTCCCGTTTCCAGGATGCACGGTCGTTAGCAATGGAGCTGGGCGGCGGGGCGCTCCTGGATCTCTGGACCCAGACGGTAGAGCGCTACCAGCGGACCGTAGCACAAGTGAAACCCAGGTTCCTCCAGACGGAACGGGCCCAGAATCAAGGCCAGGGGAAGCCCAAGACGCCGTCTGCCAGCAGCCTGTGGGACCTGATGGGcccagagggagagggagactGGGGGCtgggagctggaggaggagaagggggtcTGCAGTCTTGGGGATCCTTGGCATCACTGTTCAGACCTCAGACCTGCTCCACACTGAAGATAGGAGAGGACAAAGGGAATAAGAAAGAAGGAGCAGGGGGAGGAGCAGGGGGAGCCGGAGGAGGGAAGTTCCTGCAGAACCTTCTGAATCCAGCAAAGAAGAGC TCCCCAGATGCGCCGCTCCCTCCCAAGCCGCCCAGGAAGCGACACCCAAGTTTCGACCTCCAGGCTCTCCTGGCCCCCCGCAGAGGCACAGCCAGCCCCAAACCTGCGGAGTCCCCAGTGAGCGGGGTGAGCCGTAACTCCCCCATGTCCTGGCTGGGGCGACGAGCGATAGCTGACCCGGTCATCACTACCAGCATGGCTGCAGCCATCCCTGGATGGGGCACTGGAGGGAGCACTGGAGGGAgcactggaggaggaggaggaggaggggtgttGATCCGAGGGGTTGAGGTCAGCAGCAAGGAGGTGGTGGACCACACGGGGTCACCACGGCAACACGTGCTGCTGGGCAGGACTGAGAGGGAAACAGGGCAAGACAGGGCGGGATCCACTGctcagag TAAGCTGTACCTGCTCTGGTGTAGGATGCTGAGTTCTGAAAGGCAGTACGTGACTGTCCTGAAGGGGGTGGAGGAGACCTACCTCCCCTTACTGGAGCTCTCAGACACCCCGGCCTCCATCAGGGGGAAGGCTGACACCCTCTTCCCCATCTGGGCCAGCCTGAGCACCTTTCACTCGCAGTACCTCTTACCTGCCATGGAGGGGGCTCTTTTGCAAAGTTTGTTGCAGCAGGACTGTTTCAGTAAATAT CGGGAGCAGTTTCTGCAGTATTCCCACTACATCAGGACTAAACCAGAACTGGACTCTCCACTGGTAACACAGGCTGCTGACTTCTTTAAG TCCAAACTCCCTGCGGCatcccccctctcccctctaTCCTTCCCTCACTGCCTTCAGGCTCCCACTCAGAGACTGGAGCAGTACTGCGAGGCCCTGGAGGAGCTCGGGGGTATCAACCCTGCCTCCGACTCCGCACTCTCCATCCTGAGACACGCCCAGCGCCACGGCGAGGACCTCCGGGCCAGTGACCTCATCGTCGGATGTCCG ATCCCGGTGGCAGAGCGCGGCGAGCTGGTGAGGCAGGGCGAGCTGACGGTGTGCGGGGGAGCTCGGAGGAAGCGGGCGGGCGTGAGGAACGTTTTCCTCTACCAGCATGTCGTCGTCTTCACCAAACAGAAGAGCACCGGCCCGGGACGCACCGCCTACAGCTACAAACACAGCATCAAG ACGGGTGAGATGGGTCTGACTCAGAGTGTGGGCGAGGAGGGACTGAAGTTTGAAGTCTGGGTCCGACAGGCTTCTAGGACCAGAGACTTCATCACACTGCAAGCTCAGGACAGGGAATCCAGGAAGACCTGGGCTCAAGACATTGCCCATCTGCTATGGACACACGCCATCAACAACACAG AGTTGTGTCTGAAGGAGTCACTCTGTATG
- the arhgef40 gene encoding pleckstrin homology domain-containing family G member 4B isoform X2, producing the protein MGSEAMEDCVQGALSSLYPPFESTAPPLLSQVFSVLESTYQHDSLRYLLDYFVPAKHLLHKLQQHACSQYLGCLFLHSGWPLCLGEKVVVQLSTLDWRLLRSNDFYLQVVPFSTRCPRLALKCLAPGGRTVQEILVPESQHPLVFTTEWLHSVNKERGHKREVGGGLDTCLVSTCDGVVRLPWKEVVYPKFIHDPSEELGLMSNHEGSISNRLPSEGGSTLGGWGGSSSGELDSWSWDEEEDDDLPDGLDSESAAPRRRRSEDGLGRTARHPQLDGDYVELLEPRGGPDGGVDPRQRYLEMHGICKTKTLPLCRRGKAIKLRKGKAWGYGRMEGFGSFRAAFGAKRDGVTPKGDVLSPRPPTGVTEPGRGRRSYSSSVHDSDEGDKISRDSEGLENHRLYFDGPFKERRPGVGRERETNGLTQPSRDDHRSKDSESGDSLVTNEILDMTNHKVGHVIEGHSDHGSHSDSVFEDTEKPLSEDSDATTPTSDAPERPFTGVSAGGEITNSGTKMKSSSNAKVTEERDDGKNENRVCPRGKEVKTAGFRVPRRKRKGRGAKGRARSGGRAHQRVSKLQGKTPQPSPTTGSTSTQLPITEENQSEPKEQAHEPDGERTSTDEGTENTKKSSAGTSLFNHSNEEAGTAETCPDQLNGVTPKEPPLLRELDTELLQSGKLKLTGTVDRLGRALIVTETDGSEEGFCEEEMARVLASYYRITRPAAKEKGLTVLMDSRRSPPSALCLSALKLFQVLVPGSLGSVLVLVEEQQEPPSHNLEGAEVHMVRGTVVLQQYVDKQQLPKEMDGDFTHCHSDWLAFRLSLESLTERCESALSLLGDTLQSMDTEPMPDNIKAVPLSIDRHRQLMASVLADQRLTELQQRGGAWLAGLTNSTTGLAQKSPDCRAALTATSKLYDSVDDALHRLVRVSNQRGRDLEALGRLARLVDKLEKCDKEIEQVQSQLDDYKEPPLSLSRLSLKQQKFKTFRETANELHSETLSVLSDLEGWCELDWTGLNDVQIRLPPVREKLRDMSHCLSDCWTTLDNTQRLLSTLTEATQWCDAVSSTSSSPSSSSSTCPLASLPPIPPSRFQDARSLAMELGGGALLDLWTQTVERYQRTVAQVKPRFLQTERAQNQGQGKPKTPSASSLWDLMGPEGEGDWGLGAGGGEGGLQSWGSLASLFRPQTCSTLKIGEDKGNKKEGAGGGAGGAGGGKFLQNLLNPAKKSSPDAPLPPKPPRKRHPSFDLQALLAPRRGTASPKPAESPVSGVSRNSPMSWLGRRAIADPVITTSMAAAIPGWGTGGSTGGSTGGGGGGGVLIRGVEVSSKEVVDHTGSPRQHVLLGRTERETGQDRAGSTAQSKLYLLWCRMLSSERQYVTVLKGVEETYLPLLELSDTPASIRGKADTLFPIWASLSTFHSQYLLPAMEGALLQSLLQQDCFSKYREQFLQYSHYIRTKPELDSPLVTQAADFFKSKLPAASPLSPLSFPHCLQAPTQRLEQYCEALEELGGINPASDSALSILRHAQRHGEDLRASDLIVGCPIPVAERGELVRQGELTVCGGARRKRAGVRNVFLYQHVVVFTKQKSTGPGRTAYSYKHSIKTGEMGLTQSVGEEGLKFEVWVRQASRTRDFITLQAQDRESRKTWAQDIAHLLWTHAINNTELCLKESLCMGVSSKLLLDATGTQASELDSICSLSDRVHSSCSDSSSVGSQKEGGSPASGRDPKRNSGSTSYSQSQSPSTAV; encoded by the exons ATG ggTTCGGAGGCAATGGAGGATTGTGTGCAGGGGGCGCTCTCGTCTCTTTATCCTCCTTTTGAGAGCACAGCGCCGCCCCTCCTCTCCCAG GTCTTCTCTGTCCTGGAGTCGACCTATCAACATGACAGTCTTCGCTACCTCCTGGACTACTTCGTTCCTGCCAAGCACCTCCTGCACAAACTCCAGCAGCATGCCTGT tctcAGTACCTGGGCTGCCTGTTCCTTCACTCTGGCTGGCCCCTGTGTCTGGGTGAAAAAGTGGTCGTCCAGCTCTCCACATTAGACTGGAGGCTCCTGCGCAGTAATGACTTCTACCTGCAGGTGGTGCCCTTCTCTACACGCTGCCCTCGACTGGCCCTAAAATGTCTGGCCCCTGGGGGACGCACTGTCCAGGAAATCTTGGTACCTGAGTCCCAACACCCCCTTGTGTTCACCACTGAGTGGCTACACAGTGTCAACAAAGAACGGGGCCACAAGAGGGAAG TTGGTGGGGGTCTTGACACCTGCTTGGTCAGTACATGTGATGGTGTGGTGCGCCTTCCATGGAAGGAGGTTGTCTACCCGAAATTCATCCACGACCCCTCTGAGGAGCTGGGCCTGATGTCCAACCACGAGGGTTCCATATCCAACCGCCTACCCAGTGAGGGGGGCAGCACCCTTGGGGGCTGGGGTGGCTCATCCTCTGGAGAACTGGACTCCTGGTCCTgggatgaggaggaagatgatgattTACCAGATGGCTTGGACTCCGAGTCTGCTGCTCCCCGGCGAAGGCGCAGTGAAGATGGGCTTGGGCGGACAGCAAGACACCCTCAGCTTGACGGGGACTATGTAGAGCTGTTGGAGCCCAGAGGTGGTCCTGACGGAGGGGTTGACCCAAGGCAGAGGTACCTGGAGATGCACGGGATCTGTAAGACCAAGACTTTGCCTCTGTGTAGGAGAGGTAAGGCCATTAAACTCCGGAAAGGAAAAGCTTGGGGTTATGGGAGAATGGAAGGATTTGGCAGCTTTCGAGCTGCCTTTGGGGCCAAAAGAGATGGGGTGACCCCCAAAGGTGACGTGTTATCGCCTAGGCCTCCAACAGGGGTCACTGAACCAGGCAGAGGAAGGCGGTCTTACTCCTCTTCTGTTCATGACTCAGATGAAGGAGATAAAATAAGTAGAGACTCTGAGGGCCTGGAAAACCACCGGCTTTATTTTGATGGCCCGTTCAAAGAGAGGAGGCCTGGCGtgggaagggagagagagactaaTGGGCTCACACAGCCAAGCAGAGATGACCATAGAAGTAAAGACTCTGAGAGTGGCGATAGTTTGGTCACAAATGAAATCCTTGACATGACGAACCACAAAGTTGGGCATGTTATAGAGGGCCACTCAGATCACGGATCTCATTCAGACTCTGTTTTTGAGGATACAGAAAAACCACTGAGCGAAGACAGTGATGCCACCACCCCGACATCAGATGCACCAGAAAGACCATTCACTGGAGTTTCAGCAGGCGGAGAGATCACTAACAGTGGAACTAAAATGAAGAGTTCATCCAATGCAAAGGTGACAGAAGAAAGGGATGACGGAAAAAATGAGAACAGAGTGTGTCCCAGAGGAAAGGAAGTTAAAACCGCAGGATTCAGAGTTCCAAG gaggaagaggaagggaagGGGGGCCAAAGGGAGGGCTAGGTCTGGTGGCCGTGCACACCAGAGGGTCTCGAAACTGCAGGGTAAAACTCCTCAACCAAGTCCCACCACTGGCTCTACCTCAACACAACTTCCAATCACAGAAGAGAACCAATCAGAGCCAAAAGAACAGGCCCACGAACCCGATGGAGAGCGCACATCAACTGATGAggggacagaaaacacaaagaaaagcagtgcAG GCACATCCTTATTTAACCACTCGAATGAGGAGGCAGGGACAGCAGAGACGTGTCCTGACCAACTAAATGGCGTTACACCCAAAGAGCCTCCTCTGCTTAGGGAACTGGACACCGAGCTTCTCCAGTCAGGGAAGCTAAAGTTGACAG GTACAGTGGACAGGTTGGGACGTGCTCTGATTGTAACAGAGACAGATGGATCAGAAGAAGGTTTCTGTGAGGAGGAGATGGCCCGGGTCCTGGCCAGCTATTACAGGATCACTCG GCCTGCAGCCAAAGAAAAAGGTCTCACGGTGTTAATGGACAGCAGACGCTCTCCACCCTCcgctctctgcctctctgcactTAAATTGTTCCAg GTGCTGGTTCCTGGCAGTCTTGGATCTGTTCTGGTTTTGGTGGAGGAGCAACAGGAGCCCCCTTCTCATAATCTGGAAGGAGCAGAG GTCCACATGGTGCGAGGAACAGTGGTCCTTCAGCAGTATGTAGACAAGCAACAGCTGCCCAAAGAGATGGATGGAGACTTCACCCACTGTCATTCAGACTGGCTGGCTTTTAGACTG AGCCTCGAGAGTCTGACAGAGCGTTGTGAGAGTGCTCTCTCACTCCTAGGAGACACACTGCAGTCAATGGACACTGAGCCAATGCCAGACAACATCAAG GCTGTTCCTCTGAGCATTGATAGACACAGACAGCTCATGGCGAGCGTCCTGGCCGACCAACGCTTAACTGAGCTGCAGCAAAGGGGTGGGGCCTGGCTGGCAGGGTTAACCAATAGCACGACTGGACTGGCACAGAAGTCGCCGGACTGCAG GGCTGCTCTCACTGCGACCTCTAAACTCTACGACAGTGTGGACGACGCCCTCCACCGGCTCGTCCGGGTGTCCAATCAGAGAGGTCGCGACCTGGAGGCACTTGGACGACTAGCTAGGCTTGTGGACAAACTGGAAAAG TGCGATAAGGAGATTGAGCAAGTCCAGTCACAGCTGGATGACTACAAGgaaccccctctctctctcagcagaCTCTCACTCAAACAACAGAAGTTCAAGACGTTCAGAGAAACGGCTAAT GAGCTGCACAGTGAGACTCTGTCAGTGCTCAGCGATTTGGAGGGTTGGTGCGAGCTGGACTGGACAGGCCTGAACGATGTCCAGATCCGACTTCCTCCAGTCAGGGAGAAGCTGAGGGACatgtctcactgtctgtctgactgctgGACCACCCTGGACAACACACAGAGGCTGCTGTCCACACTGACTGAG GCCACCCAGTGGTGCGATGCAGtgtcctccacctcctcctccccctcttcctcttcttccaccTGCCCCcttgcctccctccctcccattcCCCCGTCCCGTTTCCAGGATGCACGGTCGTTAGCAATGGAGCTGGGCGGCGGGGCGCTCCTGGATCTCTGGACCCAGACGGTAGAGCGCTACCAGCGGACCGTAGCACAAGTGAAACCCAGGTTCCTCCAGACGGAACGGGCCCAGAATCAAGGCCAGGGGAAGCCCAAGACGCCGTCTGCCAGCAGCCTGTGGGACCTGATGGGcccagagggagagggagactGGGGGCtgggagctggaggaggagaagggggtcTGCAGTCTTGGGGATCCTTGGCATCACTGTTCAGACCTCAGACCTGCTCCACACTGAAGATAGGAGAGGACAAAGGGAATAAGAAAGAAGGAGCAGGGGGAGGAGCAGGGGGAGCCGGAGGAGGGAAGTTCCTGCAGAACCTTCTGAATCCAGCAAAGAAGAGC TCCCCAGATGCGCCGCTCCCTCCCAAGCCGCCCAGGAAGCGACACCCAAGTTTCGACCTCCAGGCTCTCCTGGCCCCCCGCAGAGGCACAGCCAGCCCCAAACCTGCGGAGTCCCCAGTGAGCGGGGTGAGCCGTAACTCCCCCATGTCCTGGCTGGGGCGACGAGCGATAGCTGACCCGGTCATCACTACCAGCATGGCTGCAGCCATCCCTGGATGGGGCACTGGAGGGAGCACTGGAGGGAgcactggaggaggaggaggaggaggggtgttGATCCGAGGGGTTGAGGTCAGCAGCAAGGAGGTGGTGGACCACACGGGGTCACCACGGCAACACGTGCTGCTGGGCAGGACTGAGAGGGAAACAGGGCAAGACAGGGCGGGATCCACTGctcagag TAAGCTGTACCTGCTCTGGTGTAGGATGCTGAGTTCTGAAAGGCAGTACGTGACTGTCCTGAAGGGGGTGGAGGAGACCTACCTCCCCTTACTGGAGCTCTCAGACACCCCGGCCTCCATCAGGGGGAAGGCTGACACCCTCTTCCCCATCTGGGCCAGCCTGAGCACCTTTCACTCGCAGTACCTCTTACCTGCCATGGAGGGGGCTCTTTTGCAAAGTTTGTTGCAGCAGGACTGTTTCAGTAAATAT CGGGAGCAGTTTCTGCAGTATTCCCACTACATCAGGACTAAACCAGAACTGGACTCTCCACTGGTAACACAGGCTGCTGACTTCTTTAAG TCCAAACTCCCTGCGGCatcccccctctcccctctaTCCTTCCCTCACTGCCTTCAGGCTCCCACTCAGAGACTGGAGCAGTACTGCGAGGCCCTGGAGGAGCTCGGGGGTATCAACCCTGCCTCCGACTCCGCACTCTCCATCCTGAGACACGCCCAGCGCCACGGCGAGGACCTCCGGGCCAGTGACCTCATCGTCGGATGTCCG ATCCCGGTGGCAGAGCGCGGCGAGCTGGTGAGGCAGGGCGAGCTGACGGTGTGCGGGGGAGCTCGGAGGAAGCGGGCGGGCGTGAGGAACGTTTTCCTCTACCAGCATGTCGTCGTCTTCACCAAACAGAAGAGCACCGGCCCGGGACGCACCGCCTACAGCTACAAACACAGCATCAAG ACGGGTGAGATGGGTCTGACTCAGAGTGTGGGCGAGGAGGGACTGAAGTTTGAAGTCTGGGTCCGACAGGCTTCTAGGACCAGAGACTTCATCACACTGCAAGCTCAGGACAGGGAATCCAGGAAGACCTGGGCTCAAGACATTGCCCATCTGCTATGGACACACGCCATCAACAACACAG AGTTGTGTCTGAAGGAGTCACTCTGTATG